In the genome of Deinococcus deserti VCD115, one region contains:
- a CDS encoding ABC transporter permease subunit, which produces MLAPLLTIILLIVGYPLVRTLYLSFTAGILTAVKVPPRWVGWENYTQALTNPEFLASLWNSAYFTSVSVGLEMILGVLVALLLHQQFRGRKFVRALLILPWAIPTIVNAVMWRWIFNPEFGAFNALLTQTNVLNTYQSWLGEPGLAMNMVILADVWKNYPIVALIALAALQGVPDDVYEAASLDGANAWTRFWRITFPDIVGPLSVALVLRTIEAFKVFDIVFVMTRGGPADSTKTASFHVYQESFTYLRAGSGASYAYIVVLISMLLIGAYMWLLRRQAQGART; this is translated from the coding sequence ATGCTGGCTCCTCTGCTCACGATCATTCTCCTGATCGTCGGTTATCCCCTCGTTCGCACGCTCTACCTCAGCTTTACAGCCGGCATCCTGACGGCCGTCAAGGTCCCGCCCCGCTGGGTCGGTTGGGAGAATTACACCCAGGCGCTGACCAACCCCGAGTTCCTGGCCTCCTTGTGGAACAGTGCGTACTTCACGAGCGTTTCCGTGGGGTTGGAAATGATCCTGGGCGTCCTGGTGGCCCTGCTGCTTCACCAGCAATTCCGCGGGCGGAAGTTCGTTCGCGCACTCCTGATCCTGCCCTGGGCCATACCGACCATCGTCAACGCCGTCATGTGGCGCTGGATTTTCAATCCGGAGTTCGGTGCGTTCAATGCCCTACTGACGCAGACCAACGTGCTGAACACCTACCAGTCATGGCTGGGTGAGCCTGGCCTCGCCATGAATATGGTGATCCTGGCGGACGTCTGGAAGAATTACCCGATTGTTGCCCTGATCGCGTTGGCCGCACTTCAAGGAGTGCCGGACGATGTCTATGAGGCCGCGTCTCTGGACGGCGCCAATGCGTGGACGCGGTTCTGGCGCATCACGTTCCCGGACATTGTGGGTCCCCTGAGCGTGGCGCTGGTGCTGCGCACGATCGAAGCGTTCAAGGTCTTCGACATTGTCTTTGTCATGACCCGCGGTGGTCCCGCGGACTCCACCAAAACCGCCAGCTTCCATGTGTATCAGGAGTCGTTTACCTATCTGCGGGCCGGCAGCGGCGCTTCCTACGCCTACATCGTGGTGCTGATCAGCATGCTGCTGATCGGCGCGTATATGTGGCTTCTTCGCCGTCAGGCCCAGGGAGCCCGAACATGA
- a CDS encoding carbohydrate ABC transporter permease, with protein sequence MTRVPSVSSPAIRQSTGRRAPSIKRNRWTAQVLTYLGVGVFVLSILGPVLWLLMTSVSSTNDLTTLPLRWFPAQLDLSRYASLLTVTPNSPGETFLYALRNSAFVALVTTFLALLVGIPAAYSFSRLPQGRSGLLYATIATYMMPPVALVLPLYAILARAGLLNNVWGLILVYCTIVMPFTTWLLKANFDGVPVDIEESGAIDGLSRWGILTRLTMPLALPGIVTSTIFSILLAWDEFFYALLFTSNIQAKTLPVAISDFTAGRSADFGLIAAAGVLAALPPVLIAFALQRGLMKGLTAGGVKG encoded by the coding sequence ATGACCCGAGTGCCGTCCGTTTCTTCTCCTGCCATTCGCCAAAGCACTGGCCGCCGGGCGCCCAGCATCAAACGTAACCGCTGGACCGCGCAGGTCCTGACCTATCTCGGGGTGGGCGTGTTCGTCCTGAGCATCCTGGGCCCTGTTCTGTGGCTGCTGATGACCAGTGTCAGCTCCACCAATGACCTCACCACCCTGCCGCTGCGATGGTTCCCGGCACAGCTGGATCTGTCCCGTTACGCGAGCCTGCTCACCGTGACGCCGAACTCGCCGGGGGAAACGTTCCTGTATGCGTTGCGAAACAGCGCCTTCGTGGCTCTCGTGACCACCTTTCTCGCCCTCCTGGTGGGCATTCCGGCTGCCTACAGCTTTTCGCGCCTCCCGCAGGGACGATCCGGGCTGCTGTACGCGACCATCGCCACGTACATGATGCCGCCTGTCGCGCTGGTCCTGCCGCTGTACGCCATCCTCGCGCGGGCTGGGCTGCTCAACAATGTCTGGGGGCTGATCCTGGTGTACTGCACCATCGTGATGCCCTTCACCACGTGGCTGCTGAAAGCCAACTTTGACGGTGTCCCCGTCGATATTGAGGAGTCCGGTGCCATCGACGGTCTGAGCCGGTGGGGCATTCTGACGCGGCTGACGATGCCTCTGGCCCTGCCAGGCATCGTGACCTCAACGATTTTCTCCATCCTGCTGGCCTGGGACGAGTTCTTCTACGCTCTGCTCTTCACCAGCAATATTCAGGCGAAGACGCTTCCGGTCGCGATTTCGGACTTTACAGCCGGCAGGTCAGCCGACTTCGGCCTGATTGCCGCGGCTGGCGTTCTTGCAGCCCTTCCCCCCGTGCTTATTGCATTTGCTCTTCAGCGTGGCCTGATGAAAGGCCTGACTGCTGGAGGTGTCAAAGGATGA
- a CDS encoding SIS domain-containing protein, with protein MNLTHECTGLQLIERERERQFRDALDTLDSNREMARQVAGSIRRTGQVLLLGMGASHHANLVATAALRALGIEAFAMPLSEALYVPLPERPRTVLLTSQSGGSVEAERYLHLGRQGEDYFGLTLNPDSLLACAVPCLVAAGGSEQGFAATRSYLLTLALHSTIAKALGDAQEDFRAVVKAAMSPDVTAAVDHLRLARSFVFSARGGLQGVAEVGALGILELAHVPAFALEGGQLRHGPMEAVKADLGMIFLRDAAHRELIDSLIRACQEAGVVPVVLDVSGEAPQPGRITISAGRHQGLAAAAALCEPLQKLLLAVAGQRVERVGEPVRSSKVTRTE; from the coding sequence ATGAACCTCACCCATGAATGTACCGGTCTGCAACTTATTGAGCGTGAACGCGAACGCCAGTTCCGCGACGCGCTGGACACCCTGGACAGTAACCGCGAGATGGCCAGGCAGGTGGCCGGCAGTATCCGGCGGACCGGGCAGGTCCTGCTGCTTGGGATGGGAGCGAGCCATCACGCCAACCTGGTGGCGACGGCTGCGCTGCGCGCACTCGGCATCGAAGCCTTTGCGATGCCGTTGAGTGAAGCGTTGTACGTTCCCCTTCCAGAGCGGCCACGCACCGTGCTGCTGACCTCACAGTCCGGCGGGTCCGTTGAGGCCGAGCGTTACCTGCACCTGGGCCGGCAGGGCGAGGACTACTTTGGTCTGACGCTCAATCCTGACAGCCTGCTGGCCTGCGCCGTGCCTTGCCTGGTGGCGGCTGGAGGTAGTGAGCAGGGATTTGCCGCAACGCGCTCGTACCTGCTCACCCTCGCCCTCCACTCAACGATTGCAAAAGCACTGGGAGATGCACAGGAGGATTTTCGCGCTGTGGTCAAGGCAGCGATGTCGCCGGACGTCACGGCGGCAGTTGATCACCTGCGTCTTGCCAGGTCCTTTGTGTTCAGCGCCCGGGGAGGGCTCCAGGGTGTGGCCGAGGTGGGCGCCCTCGGGATCCTGGAACTCGCCCACGTTCCGGCCTTTGCGCTGGAAGGCGGGCAGCTGCGCCATGGGCCCATGGAGGCCGTGAAAGCAGATCTCGGAATGATTTTCTTGAGAGACGCTGCACATAGAGAGCTGATTGACAGCCTGATCCGGGCGTGTCAGGAGGCCGGTGTAGTCCCGGTGGTTCTGGACGTTTCAGGTGAGGCCCCGCAGCCGGGTCGGATAACGATCAGTGCGGGCCGTCATCAGGGCCTTGCGGCGGCTGCGGCACTCTGCGAGCCTCTCCAGAAGCTGCTGCTCGCGGTTGCTGGCCAGCGCGTCGAGCGTGTGGGAGAGCCGGTGCGGTCGTCGAAAGTGACCCGGACCGAATGA
- a CDS encoding carbohydrate kinase family protein has protein sequence MITPHLLVIGGVNIDLLVGPQAPWPTPGTEVILDHSDLRVGGGGGNTALALEALSVPSVLVGGYGNDAFGPWLREKFTGVLCDWHQSASPTGLCVGITHPDGDRTFFTHMGHLGDDPPERVYRALDRAGPGSTALFTAGFLMALWLPEYDQLLSYARARGVRVALDTGWPPPGWTPEVRAMVRSWLGKTDLLLINELEATALAETDDVYAAGMVLLEQLAQDATLIIKRGPWGAAAWVGSQQVEVSAPQVQVVDTIGAGDTFNAAFLAAQYDGRSLQNSMAAAVAYASHSISTQPRTYAATLGDPLQDRPTELSRP, from the coding sequence ATGATCACCCCACACCTGCTGGTGATTGGCGGCGTCAATATCGACCTGCTGGTCGGTCCTCAAGCGCCGTGGCCCACTCCGGGCACAGAAGTGATCCTGGACCACAGCGACCTGCGGGTCGGGGGCGGTGGCGGCAACACCGCGCTCGCTCTGGAGGCCCTGAGCGTTCCCAGCGTTCTCGTGGGCGGGTATGGAAACGACGCGTTCGGGCCGTGGCTGCGCGAAAAATTTACGGGTGTGCTGTGCGATTGGCATCAGAGCGCCAGCCCGACAGGGTTATGTGTCGGGATCACCCACCCCGACGGCGACCGGACGTTCTTCACGCACATGGGTCACCTGGGCGACGATCCGCCCGAGCGCGTCTACCGGGCCCTGGACCGGGCAGGGCCAGGAAGCACCGCCCTGTTTACAGCGGGGTTCCTGATGGCGTTGTGGTTGCCTGAATATGACCAGTTGCTGTCGTACGCGCGTGCACGCGGGGTCCGGGTGGCCCTGGATACCGGTTGGCCGCCTCCCGGTTGGACGCCCGAGGTCAGGGCCATGGTCCGGTCATGGCTCGGAAAAACCGACCTGCTGCTGATCAATGAGCTTGAAGCGACGGCTCTGGCCGAGACGGATGATGTGTATGCGGCAGGAATGGTACTTCTGGAGCAACTGGCACAGGACGCTACGCTGATTATCAAACGTGGACCTTGGGGAGCAGCGGCGTGGGTTGGGAGTCAACAGGTGGAAGTAAGTGCCCCGCAGGTGCAGGTGGTGGACACGATCGGTGCGGGTGACACGTTCAATGCGGCATTTTTGGCCGCCCAGTACGACGGCAGGTCACTTCAGAACAGCATGGCGGCCGCCGTGGCCTACGCCTCGCACTCGATCAGTACGCAGCCGCGAACGTACGCAGCTACGCTTGGTGACCCGCTGCAGGATCGACCGACCGAGTTGTCCAGGCCATAA